The window AACAGAAAGTGAATAAATTTTTTTAATGGACAAAAAAAAGGAAGTGAGTAAAATGGAAATTGTCACGAAAGGACAAGCTCCGTCTTCTCTCTCGCAGTTTGGGATCGAGGCATCGAGCTTTTCTTCCTCCCGTAAAATCTCCCAATCGACCGCCGCTGGGAGAGAGCAGTCGCGCCGGAGCCGGAGGACTTCTCTGCGCCGCCATCACCACTGTCCACCGTGGCGGGTAGGGGAGGGGTACGTGGCGTCTACTGTAGGCCGCCGTCGGTGCTGGGAGCCATCTCCGCTGGTGCTCTGGGGCCGGGGCCTCCTGAGCCTTTGCTGGGCGCTGGAGGAGCGACGCCGGGGCCCCCTCCGGCCGGGAAAGTTTGCGCCAAGATCAGGATCTGCAGCCGTGGAGTCGAGCCGCCACGCCTTGGTGAGGGACCGAGGGGATGGATTCCCCCATGGCGGAGAAGGCGACGGTGAGAATCCCATAGCCTTTCGTGTTGCCGTTCTTATTCTTGTACCGCCGGTAGATTCGGTGGATGACCAAGTGATTGTACTTTCTTGGCAAGAGCGTGCTGACATCGCATTAGGAATCCAAGGGAAATGAACAAGTGGTGATTGTAATCGGAACAGATCTGGGGTATTTGACCGGTGTCGCATTGTCGGCCGCATTTCCTCGAACCTTGCTCCCAACTAGGATGTCATTGAGCACCGTAAGGACCTGCGGGTTTGGTGTGTTGGAATGGGAGTGACACTGACTGGGAGTAGTGAGATTGAATTTTTTGGGGTTGCTCATATGAGGTGGAAATTCATGCCTTTGTGGGCTTTGGGATAACTTTGTGCTAATTTGGGTCTCACGTAGACGCACATTCGTAGTTCTTGTCACTATATGGCTTGGTACTACTGTTTGTTCTTATATCTGTTAACTATTTCGAGTCTCTGAATTTGGTTAATCGGCAACAAAGTAACCTGATCCATATTTCTGTATGCAGAAACCAGAGGAGGAAGATAGGTTGAGCGTGCTGCCAGATGATGTTTTACTGTCTATCCTGCGGAAAGTCGACATAAGCACGGCCGCACGAACAAGTTCACTGTCAACACGGTGGAGGCAGCTGCCCTGGCTGCTGCCTGAGCTCAACATTGATGTCAGCTGTTTCCTACCTGCTCCACGCTCAGACCCGATTGAGGCAAATGACATGCAGGAAGCTATGGTGGCTCTAACCAAAGCAACCAGGAGTTTATTGTCTAAGCCTCATAGAGGATCCACCACCACGAGGCTGGACCTTGTGATCTACTTGATCAATACTTTCTTGTCTGACCTTGGCCCACTGGTGGGTGACGCAGTCGATTGTGGTTTGTTAAAAGATTTGGATCTCACCATTCATGACGGGACAGATGCTCTTGACCGTAATGAAGAGTATATGCTTCAGCGAGCGCAGGATATATATGGGTTTTTCACTGCCTACCCTAGTGTGCT is drawn from Triticum dicoccoides isolate Atlit2015 ecotype Zavitan chromosome 4A, WEW_v2.0, whole genome shotgun sequence and contains these coding sequences:
- the LOC119287487 gene encoding uncharacterized protein LOC119287487 isoform X2, which produces MDSPMAEKATKPEEEDRLSVLPDDVLLSILRKVDISTAARTSSLSTRWRQLPWLLPELNIDVSCFLPAPRSDPIEANDMQEAMVALTKATRSLLSKPHRGSTTTRLDLVIYLINTFLSDLGPLVGDAVDCGLLKDLDLTIHDGTDALDRNEEYMLQRAQDIYGFFTAYPSVLHCLTKLSLYNVCFSELDINRVLFDSCKELKHLFLIYCDTGRHTLCKIDAPNSKLSVLEIHFCRFEMLELVCLPKLEKLTCFGCNLK
- the LOC119287487 gene encoding putative F-box/FBD/LRR-repeat protein At5g52460 isoform X3, with product MDSPMAEKATKPEEEDRLSVLPDDVLLSILRKVDISTAARTSSLSTRWRQLPWLLPELNIDVSCFLPAPRSDPIEANDMQEAMVALTKATRSLLSKPHRGSTTTRLDLVIYLINTFLSDLGPLVGDAVDCGLLKDLDLTIHDGTDALDRNEEYMLQRAQDIYGFFTAYPSVLHCLTKLSLYNVCFSELDINRVLFDSCKELKHLFLIYCDTGRHTLSLDAT